In Streptomyces sclerotialus, one genomic interval encodes:
- a CDS encoding PadR family transcriptional regulator, whose product MSLPHAILTALLEKPSSGLELTRRFDRSIRYFWSATHQQIYRELRKLEEGGLIHALPRAQPARGQKREYEVLPAGRQALTEWVAERQEPRAMRDPLLLRLRAAAVVGATGLTAEFRRHLALHEQQLAEYHEIEARDFPPEKTAEADRLQHLVLRAGIAQETFWVQWLTESLTELEALESRREAR is encoded by the coding sequence ATGTCCCTCCCGCACGCGATCCTCACGGCCCTGCTGGAAAAGCCGTCGTCGGGGCTGGAGCTGACGCGGCGGTTCGACCGGTCCATCCGCTACTTCTGGTCAGCGACCCACCAGCAGATCTACCGCGAGCTGCGGAAGCTGGAGGAGGGCGGGCTGATCCACGCCCTCCCGCGGGCCCAGCCCGCGCGCGGCCAGAAGCGGGAGTACGAGGTGCTGCCGGCCGGCCGCCAGGCGCTCACCGAGTGGGTCGCCGAGCGGCAGGAGCCACGGGCCATGCGCGACCCGCTGCTGCTGCGGCTGCGGGCCGCCGCGGTCGTCGGCGCGACCGGTCTGACGGCGGAGTTCCGCCGCCATCTCGCGCTGCACGAGCAGCAGTTGGCGGAGTACCACGAGATCGAGGCGCGCGACTTCCCGCCGGAGAAGACGGCGGAGGCGGACCGGCTCCAGCATCTCGTCCTGCGCGCCGGCATCGCCCAGGAGACCTTCTGGGTCCAGTGGCTGACCGAGTCGCTCACCGAACTGGAAGCGCTGGAGAGCCGGCGCGAAGCGCGCTGA
- a CDS encoding FAD-dependent oxidoreductase encodes MSPYPHLLSPLDLGFTTLPNRVLMGSMHVGLEEAPGGFERMAAFYAERARGGVGLIVTGGVSPNEQGRTMDGGAKLTTEAEAAQHAQVTEAVHREGGKIAMQILHTGRYAFSEDLVAPSALQAPINPFTPRALTDDEVEQTVEDYVRAAELARQAGYDGVEIMGSEGYLINEFIAAPTNRRTDRWGGSYENRIRFPVEIVRRTRERVGPDFILIYRLSMLDLVPGGSTYDEVVQLAKEVEAAGATIINTGIGWHEARIPTIATSVPRGAFSWVTQKVMGAVSVPLVTTNRINTPEVAERLLAEGRADMVSMARPFLADPDFVAKAREGRADAINTCIGCNQACLDHIFSGQITSCLVNPRACHETELSLSPTRRRKELAVVGAGPAGLAFAVSAAERGHGVTLFDAADEIGGQLNVARRIPGKEEFDETLRYFRTRLAELKVDVRLGAAVTAEDLGAGGYDEIVVAAGVTPRTPDIPGIGHPSVVSYLDVLTGRVEAGRTVAVVGAGGIGFDVAEFLTDGGEQASLDPAAFFAQWGVDTAYEERGGLKAPVRTPAARTVHLVQRKTSKVGAGLGRTTGWIHRTELRHRGVTMTAGATYERIDDEGLHLTVGGEKTVLAADTIVLCAGQEPRRELYDALVAAGHTAHVIGGADVAAELDAKRAILQGTRLAADI; translated from the coding sequence ATGAGCCCGTACCCCCACCTGCTGAGCCCGCTCGACCTGGGGTTCACCACCCTGCCCAACCGAGTCCTGATGGGCTCGATGCACGTCGGCCTGGAGGAGGCACCGGGCGGGTTCGAGAGGATGGCGGCGTTCTACGCCGAGCGGGCCCGCGGCGGCGTCGGCCTCATCGTCACCGGCGGCGTCTCCCCCAACGAGCAGGGCCGCACCATGGACGGCGGCGCCAAGCTCACCACCGAGGCGGAGGCCGCGCAGCACGCGCAGGTGACCGAGGCGGTGCACCGCGAGGGCGGGAAGATCGCGATGCAGATCCTGCACACCGGGCGGTACGCGTTCAGCGAGGACCTGGTGGCGCCCAGCGCGCTCCAGGCACCCATCAATCCCTTCACCCCACGCGCCCTCACCGACGACGAGGTCGAGCAGACCGTCGAGGACTACGTACGCGCTGCCGAGCTCGCGCGGCAGGCCGGGTACGACGGCGTGGAGATCATGGGCTCGGAGGGCTACCTCATCAACGAGTTCATCGCCGCGCCGACCAACCGGCGCACCGACCGCTGGGGCGGCTCCTACGAGAACCGCATCCGCTTCCCCGTCGAGATCGTGCGGCGCACCCGCGAGCGCGTCGGACCGGACTTCATCCTGATCTACCGGCTGTCGATGCTCGACCTGGTGCCCGGCGGCTCGACGTACGACGAGGTCGTCCAGCTCGCCAAGGAGGTCGAGGCGGCCGGCGCCACGATCATCAACACCGGCATCGGCTGGCACGAGGCCCGCATCCCGACCATCGCCACGTCCGTCCCGCGCGGCGCCTTCTCCTGGGTCACCCAGAAGGTCATGGGCGCGGTGTCCGTACCGCTGGTCACCACCAACCGCATCAACACCCCGGAGGTCGCGGAGCGGCTGCTCGCCGAGGGCCGGGCCGACATGGTCTCGATGGCCCGCCCGTTCCTCGCCGACCCGGACTTCGTCGCCAAGGCCCGGGAGGGCCGCGCGGACGCGATCAACACCTGCATCGGCTGCAACCAGGCCTGCCTGGACCACATCTTCTCCGGGCAGATCACCTCCTGCCTGGTGAACCCGCGGGCCTGCCACGAGACCGAGCTGAGCCTGTCCCCCACCCGGCGCCGCAAGGAGCTGGCCGTGGTCGGCGCGGGCCCGGCGGGCCTGGCGTTCGCGGTGTCGGCGGCCGAGCGCGGGCACGGCGTGACGCTGTTCGACGCCGCCGACGAGATCGGCGGGCAGCTGAACGTCGCCCGCCGCATCCCGGGCAAGGAGGAATTCGACGAGACGCTGCGGTACTTCCGTACGCGGCTGGCAGAGCTGAAGGTCGACGTGCGGCTGGGCGCGGCCGTGACCGCCGAGGACCTGGGCGCGGGCGGGTACGACGAGATCGTGGTCGCGGCCGGTGTCACGCCGCGCACCCCGGACATCCCCGGCATCGGCCACCCCAGCGTGGTCAGCTACCTCGACGTGCTCACCGGCCGGGTCGAGGCCGGGCGGACCGTGGCGGTCGTCGGCGCCGGCGGCATCGGCTTCGACGTGGCGGAGTTCCTGACCGACGGCGGCGAGCAGGCGAGCCTGGACCCGGCGGCGTTCTTCGCGCAGTGGGGCGTGGACACCGCGTACGAGGAGCGCGGCGGACTCAAGGCCCCGGTCCGTACGCCCGCTGCCCGCACGGTCCACCTCGTCCAGCGCAAGACCAGCAAGGTCGGCGCGGGCCTGGGCAGGACGACGGGCTGGATCCACCGTACGGAGCTGCGGCACCGCGGCGTGACGATGACGGCGGGCGCCACCTACGAGCGGATCGACGACGAGGGGCTGCACCTCACCGTCGGCGGCGAGAAGACCGTCCTCGCGGCCGACACGATCGTGCTCTGCGCCGGCCAGGAGCCGCGCCGCGAGCTGTACGACGCGCTGGTGGCGGCCGGACACACCGCGCACGTCATCGGCGGCGCCGACGTGGCCGCGGAGCTGGACGCCAAGCGCGCCATCCTCCAGGGCACGCGGCTGGCCGCCGACATCTGA
- a CDS encoding acyl-CoA dehydrogenase family protein: MSTLDTLPEDERFVVETVHDFVTKDVKPVVQELEHANTYPEALIGKMKELGIYGLAVPEEYGGTQVSTPCYVLVTEELARGWMSLAGAMGGHTVVAKLLLHFGTEEQKRRYLPKMATGEIRATMALTEPGGGSDLQAMRTTARKDDQGYLVNGTKTWITNSRRSQLIALLCKTDPDATPAHRGISILLVEHGPGLTVSRDLPKLGYKGVESCELSFEDHRAAPDAVLGGTEGKGFAQMMKGLETGRLQVAARALGVGRAALEDSLAYAQQRESFGKPIWQHQSVGNHLADMATKLTAARQLTLHAAREADAGRRVDMEAGMAKLFASEAAMEIALDAVRIHGGYGYSTEYDVERYFRDAPLMIVGEGTNEIQRNVIAAQLVKRGGPD, encoded by the coding sequence ATGAGCACACTGGACACCCTCCCCGAGGACGAGCGCTTCGTGGTCGAGACCGTCCACGACTTCGTGACCAAGGACGTCAAGCCCGTCGTGCAGGAGCTGGAGCACGCCAACACCTACCCCGAAGCGCTCATCGGGAAGATGAAGGAGCTCGGCATCTACGGGCTCGCCGTCCCCGAGGAGTACGGCGGCACCCAGGTCTCCACCCCCTGCTACGTCCTGGTCACCGAGGAGCTGGCGCGCGGCTGGATGAGCCTGGCCGGCGCGATGGGCGGCCACACCGTCGTCGCCAAACTGCTGCTGCACTTCGGCACCGAGGAGCAGAAGCGGCGCTACCTGCCGAAGATGGCGACCGGCGAGATCCGCGCCACCATGGCCCTCACCGAACCGGGCGGCGGCTCCGACCTCCAGGCCATGCGCACCACAGCCCGCAAGGACGACCAGGGCTACCTCGTCAACGGCACCAAGACCTGGATCACCAACTCCCGCCGCTCCCAGCTGATCGCCCTGCTCTGCAAGACCGACCCGGACGCCACCCCGGCCCACCGCGGCATCTCCATTCTCCTCGTCGAACACGGGCCGGGCCTCACCGTCTCCCGCGACCTGCCCAAGCTCGGCTACAAGGGCGTGGAGAGCTGCGAGCTGTCCTTCGAGGACCACCGGGCGGCCCCCGACGCCGTGCTCGGCGGCACCGAGGGCAAGGGCTTCGCCCAGATGATGAAGGGCCTGGAGACCGGCCGCCTCCAGGTCGCGGCGCGGGCGTTGGGCGTCGGCCGGGCCGCGCTGGAGGACTCCCTCGCGTACGCCCAGCAGCGCGAGTCCTTCGGCAAGCCCATCTGGCAGCACCAGTCCGTCGGCAACCACCTCGCCGACATGGCCACCAAGCTCACCGCGGCCCGCCAGCTCACCCTGCACGCGGCCCGCGAGGCGGACGCCGGGCGCCGGGTCGACATGGAGGCCGGCATGGCCAAGCTCTTCGCCTCCGAGGCCGCCATGGAGATCGCCCTCGACGCGGTGCGCATCCACGGCGGTTACGGCTACTCGACCGAGTACGACGTCGAACGCTACTTCCGCGACGCGCCGCTGATGATCGTCGGCGAGGGCACCAACGAGATCCAGCGCAACGTCATCGCCGCCCAGCTCGTCAAGCGGGGCGGACCGGACTGA